One genomic window of [Clostridium] scindens ATCC 35704 includes the following:
- a CDS encoding DNA cytosine methyltransferase, with product MKKPFTFIDLFSGIGGFHQAMSSLGGRCVFASEIDKYCIETYQENYGMDSGIDIRNVDEKDIPPHDVLCAGFPCQAFSKAGKQEGMEDETRGTLFFEIVRILKHHHTPYIVLENVRNLVSHDHGNTWKVIRANLRKQGYRLMEKPLILSPHHFGVPQLRERVVILGKYEPNRVDEPLDIVFHDLIKKEQNSIYDVVKDHPVDKKYAISEHEEKVLNAWDEFYHGIDMKVIGFPIWSEFFRYEKAPAEFPAWKQEFVNKNIRLYQSNQKFIDQWLKKYNDLKDFTPTQRKMEWQAGTNIDSVWEGVIQLRPSGVRIKVPTCFPALVAIVQIPIIGRYKRRLTVEESAALQSFPAKFISNANDQQAYKQYGNSVNVTVIAECAKRLFDL from the coding sequence ATGAAAAAACCATTTACTTTTATTGATTTGTTTTCCGGTATTGGTGGATTTCATCAAGCGATGAGCAGTTTGGGCGGACGGTGCGTGTTCGCCTCTGAGATAGATAAATATTGTATTGAGACGTATCAGGAAAATTATGGAATGGACTCGGGCATTGATATACGCAATGTCGATGAGAAGGATATCCCGCCGCATGACGTGCTGTGCGCGGGATTCCCTTGTCAGGCGTTCAGCAAGGCGGGAAAGCAGGAGGGCATGGAAGACGAGACCAGGGGCACCCTGTTCTTTGAGATCGTGCGGATCTTGAAGCATCATCATACGCCTTATATCGTGCTGGAAAATGTGAGGAATCTGGTGTCCCATGACCATGGAAATACCTGGAAGGTCATTCGGGCAAACTTAAGAAAGCAAGGCTACCGCCTGATGGAGAAGCCGTTGATCCTGAGTCCCCATCACTTTGGCGTGCCCCAGCTTCGAGAGAGGGTGGTCATACTCGGAAAGTACGAGCCGAACCGCGTGGACGAGCCGCTGGATATCGTATTCCACGATCTGATAAAGAAGGAGCAGAATTCAATCTACGACGTGGTAAAGGATCATCCGGTGGATAAGAAATATGCCATATCAGAGCATGAAGAGAAGGTGCTGAATGCCTGGGACGAATTCTACCATGGCATTGATATGAAGGTGATCGGATTCCCAATCTGGTCCGAGTTCTTCCGCTATGAGAAGGCTCCTGCAGAGTTCCCGGCCTGGAAGCAGGAGTTCGTCAATAAGAACATCCGGCTGTATCAGAGCAACCAGAAGTTCATTGACCAGTGGCTGAAGAAATATAACGATCTTAAGGATTTTACGCCCACCCAGCGCAAGATGGAGTGGCAGGCAGGAACCAATATTGACAGCGTATGGGAAGGGGTCATCCAATTGCGCCCCTCCGGCGTCAGGATCAAGGTGCCTACCTGTTTTCCGGCCCTGGTGGCCATCGTGCAGATTCCGATCATCGGCAGATACAAAAGAAGGCTTACAGTGGAAGAATCAGCGGCTCTGCAAAGCTTTCCTGCGAAGTTTATCTCCAATGCCAATGACCAGCAGGCTTATAAGCAGTATGGCAACAGCGTGAATGTGACGGTGATCGCAGAATGCGCGAAGCGGCTGTTTGATCTATAG
- a CDS encoding DegV family protein: MENRTVRIFADSTCDLTEDLIQKYGITILPLCIVLDDKSYYDRTQITPDEIFAWAEANKRTPKTAAITFEYAEKMLRPCMEADEDVIFFGISEEMSTTCNVMRLAAKEYDKGRVFVIDSQSLSTGIGLQVLRAAEMARQGKRAEDIVTEIETARSKVKASFVVDTLTYLARGGRCSGATALVANTLKLHPCINVIDGRMEVGKKYRGSMNKALLHYVREKEEELKKADGTQVFITHSGVASEIVEQIRDYLASLGHFHEILETTAGCVISSHCGPGTLGVLYYAE; encoded by the coding sequence ATGGAGAATAGGACGGTCCGCATATTTGCGGACAGCACATGCGATTTGACGGAGGACTTGATTCAAAAGTATGGAATCACCATACTGCCCCTCTGTATCGTACTGGATGATAAAAGTTATTATGACAGGACCCAGATTACGCCGGATGAGATATTTGCCTGGGCAGAGGCAAATAAAAGGACGCCAAAGACGGCGGCTATCACCTTTGAATACGCAGAGAAGATGCTTAGGCCTTGCATGGAAGCGGATGAGGATGTCATCTTTTTTGGCATTTCCGAAGAAATGAGTACAACCTGCAATGTTATGCGTCTCGCGGCGAAAGAATATGATAAGGGAAGGGTATTCGTGATAGATTCCCAGAGCCTGTCCACCGGAATCGGGCTGCAGGTATTGCGGGCCGCCGAGATGGCAAGGCAGGGAAAGAGAGCAGAGGATATCGTGACAGAGATTGAAACGGCGCGCTCCAAAGTGAAGGCCAGTTTTGTGGTGGATACGCTGACCTACCTCGCCAGAGGCGGAAGATGTTCCGGTGCAACGGCTCTGGTGGCAAATACGCTGAAACTGCATCCTTGCATCAACGTAATCGATGGCAGGATGGAAGTCGGGAAGAAATACCGTGGCAGCATGAATAAGGCATTGCTGCACTATGTAAGGGAAAAGGAAGAAGAACTTAAGAAGGCGGATGGCACGCAGGTATTCATCACGCATTCAGGGGTGGCATCTGAGATTGTGGAGCAGATCCGGGATTATCTGGCATCTCTGGGACATTTCCATGAGATACTGGAGACGACCGCCGGGTGCGTCATCTCCAGCCATTGCGGCCCAGGAACCTTGGGCGTGCTGTATTACGCAGAGTAA
- a CDS encoding molybdopterin biosynthesis protein, translated as MGKRNLYLKTIPVEEAQALYQDALKAIAVRRTEKIPVEESLGRMTAKAIYARCCSPLFNAAAMDGIAVIAKETAGATQENPLTLVRGKDYQIVDTGDPVHPPYDAVIMAEDLLEAEEDVVQIMEAASGWQHVRPIGEDIVAGEMLLPGGHKIRPIDIGVLLSGGILEVDVIKRPRVGLIPTGTEIIEPDKEPGEGDIIESNSRMFAAMTINYGGIPHRYAPVEDDYDKIKDAIKKAHEENDIVVVNAGSSAGTEDYTVHILREMGEVLVHGVAIKPGKPVILSIVDGKPVIGLPGYPVSAYIDFENFVRPVMDKMSGERHYAGHTVKAVLSKRLVSSLKHREYVRVKVGKVGDKLIASPLARGAGAAMSLVRADGFCVIDQNSEGVEAGETVEVELYRDIEEIEHTVVSIGSHDLILDFLADLMPLSYPGTFLSSTHVGSMAGLMALKRGETHIAPTHLLDEETGVYNVSYLKKLFPGKCMALIKGVKRIQGIIVQKGNPKGIRGIEDLTRVTYVNRQRGAGTRVLLDYRLKTAGIRPEEIDGYDKEAATHMAVAALVKNGGADAGMGIYSAAHAMDLDFIPVGEEEYDFAIEQESLELEEIKKFLEVLKSSAFAQKAREAGGYDISHAGEVARL; from the coding sequence ATGGGAAAACGGAATCTATACTTAAAAACCATACCAGTGGAGGAGGCGCAGGCATTATACCAGGATGCGTTGAAGGCAATTGCCGTCAGGAGGACGGAGAAGATACCGGTAGAAGAATCTTTAGGGCGGATGACGGCAAAGGCAATTTACGCCAGATGCTGCTCCCCGCTGTTCAATGCGGCTGCCATGGACGGCATTGCCGTGATCGCGAAGGAGACAGCCGGAGCAACGCAGGAGAATCCGCTCACCCTCGTCAGAGGGAAGGATTATCAGATCGTAGATACAGGAGATCCGGTACATCCGCCCTATGACGCGGTGATTATGGCGGAAGACCTGCTGGAAGCGGAGGAAGACGTGGTACAGATCATGGAGGCGGCCAGCGGCTGGCAGCATGTGCGCCCTATAGGAGAAGATATCGTGGCAGGGGAAATGCTGCTTCCCGGCGGCCATAAGATTCGGCCGATCGACATCGGCGTGCTTCTAAGCGGCGGCATACTGGAAGTCGATGTAATAAAGCGTCCGAGAGTGGGACTGATCCCTACGGGGACGGAGATCATAGAGCCGGACAAAGAGCCGGGCGAGGGGGATATCATTGAGTCCAATTCCCGTATGTTCGCGGCGATGACCATCAATTACGGAGGCATCCCCCATCGATATGCTCCGGTGGAGGATGACTATGACAAGATCAAGGACGCCATAAAAAAAGCCCATGAAGAGAACGACATCGTGGTGGTGAATGCCGGATCCAGCGCGGGGACGGAAGATTACACGGTACATATCTTACGGGAGATGGGAGAAGTGCTCGTCCATGGGGTGGCAATCAAGCCTGGCAAGCCGGTGATCCTCTCCATTGTGGATGGCAAGCCGGTGATAGGCCTGCCTGGCTATCCGGTCTCTGCATATATCGACTTTGAGAATTTTGTCAGGCCTGTGATGGATAAGATGTCAGGAGAACGCCATTACGCCGGACATACCGTCAAGGCAGTACTTTCCAAACGTCTGGTGTCTTCGCTGAAGCACCGGGAATATGTGCGGGTCAAGGTAGGCAAGGTGGGAGATAAGCTGATAGCCTCTCCATTGGCAAGAGGCGCGGGGGCTGCCATGAGTTTGGTGCGGGCGGACGGATTCTGCGTCATTGACCAGAACAGTGAAGGAGTAGAGGCAGGCGAGACGGTGGAAGTCGAACTCTACCGGGATATAGAGGAGATTGAGCACACGGTGGTATCCATCGGAAGCCACGACCTGATCCTGGACTTCCTGGCAGACCTGATGCCGCTATCTTATCCGGGAACCTTCCTGTCCAGCACCCATGTAGGGAGCATGGCAGGGCTGATGGCGCTGAAGCGGGGAGAGACGCATATCGCGCCGACCCATCTGCTGGATGAAGAGACGGGAGTGTACAATGTCTCCTATCTGAAAAAACTATTCCCGGGTAAATGTATGGCGCTGATCAAAGGGGTGAAGCGTATCCAGGGAATCATCGTCCAGAAGGGCAATCCCAAAGGAATCCGCGGGATCGAGGACTTGACGCGGGTTACGTACGTCAACAGGCAGCGGGGCGCCGGTACCAGGGTATTGCTGGATTACCGGCTTAAGACAGCCGGAATCCGTCCAGAGGAGATTGACGGCTACGACAAGGAAGCCGCAACCCATATGGCAGTAGCGGCCCTGGTGAAAAATGGCGGGGCAGACGCAGGGATGGGGATATATTCGGCGGCCCACGCGATGGATCTGGACTTCATACCTGTGGGAGAAGAAGAGTACGACTTTGCTATAGAACAGGAGTCCCTGGAACTAGAAGAGATCAAGAAATTCCTTGAAGTACTGAAAAGCAGCGCATTCGCGCAAAAGGCCCGGGAGGCCGGAGGCTATGATATTAGCCATGCCGGGGAAGTGGCGAGGTTATAA
- a CDS encoding very short patch repair endonuclease yields MDVLSEQQRRKTMQHIKGKDTKIEVQLRKALWAKGYRYRKNYDKLSGRPDIVLTKYKIAIFCDGEFFHGKDWEILRPKLAKGKNPDYWIPKITRNRERDEEVNKKLLFEGWTVIRFWGKDIQKNLDACVKAIEEVIFEIKMEPEEIGWEDMEDEIGK; encoded by the coding sequence ATGGATGTTCTCAGCGAGCAGCAGAGAAGGAAAACGATGCAGCATATCAAAGGGAAGGACACCAAAATAGAAGTCCAGCTGCGAAAAGCACTGTGGGCAAAAGGATACCGGTACCGGAAGAACTATGACAAACTGAGCGGCAGGCCGGATATCGTTCTGACGAAATATAAGATTGCCATCTTCTGCGACGGCGAATTCTTCCATGGCAAGGACTGGGAGATATTAAGGCCCAAACTTGCCAAGGGAAAGAATCCGGATTACTGGATTCCCAAGATTACAAGGAACCGGGAGCGGGATGAAGAGGTCAATAAAAAACTGCTCTTCGAAGGATGGACGGTGATCCGGTTCTGGGGAAAGGACATACAGAAGAATCTGGATGCGTGCGTGAAAGCTATTGAAGAAGTCATCTTTGAGATTAAGATGGAGCCGGAAGAAATCGGCTGGGAAGATATGGAAGATGAGATTGGGAAATAA